In Nitrospira sp., one genomic interval encodes:
- a CDS encoding ACT domain-containing protein, which produces MPTTTQFVVSGQSKPGVLAEVAAVLGAAGVNIKAFSAPEVTGPGKLRLIVADVDTARVALRKAKIKFREETALILSLENKPGALKQVADSLTRARINVKCGYCTPSREGKRAIVVLTVSNTTKALGVLRTQSLDEF; this is translated from the coding sequence ATGCCGACAACGACGCAGTTCGTGGTGAGTGGACAGAGCAAACCTGGTGTGCTGGCTGAGGTCGCGGCCGTCCTTGGCGCAGCAGGGGTCAACATCAAGGCTTTTTCCGCGCCGGAAGTCACCGGTCCGGGCAAACTGCGGTTGATCGTGGCCGATGTGGATACGGCGCGTGTTGCGCTCCGGAAGGCCAAGATCAAATTCCGGGAGGAGACGGCGTTGATCCTCAGTCTGGAAAACAAACCCGGTGCCCTCAAACAGGTGGCCGATTCATTGACCAGGGCCCGCATCAACGTGAAATGCGGGTATTGCACTCCCTCGCGGGAAGGCAAACGGGCGATCGTCGTGCTCACCGTCTCGAACACCACCAAAGCGCTCGGCGTGCTCCGCACCCAGTCTCTCGACGAATTTTGA
- a CDS encoding septal ring lytic transglycosylase RlpA family protein — translation MRVLHSLAGRQTGDRRAHRLEHHQSARRAPHPVSRRILTNLVMGEKRTVPRRLLLPLVFLLLSVWFSGCSSWSPSRPSYPPGYPVGFVERGSASWYGPGFHGNRTANGEVYDMHQFTAAHRTLPLGSVALVRSLTNGRHVTVRINDRGPFVRGRILDLSLAGAQAMGMVGRGTDEVELRVVDYQGNNGLPGVLRVQVGAFADPTNARVLLQRLQDAYPGSKMVAVDLPVGRRYRVYAGRFQTEAAAERASARLKAALDSEAFVIRDEETD, via the coding sequence ATGCGGGTATTGCACTCCCTCGCGGGAAGGCAAACGGGCGATCGTCGTGCTCACCGTCTCGAACACCACCAAAGCGCTCGGCGTGCTCCGCACCCAGTCTCTCGACGAATTTTGACCAACCTCGTCATGGGGGAGAAGAGGACAGTTCCAAGACGCCTTCTTCTTCCCCTTGTTTTCTTGCTCCTCTCAGTCTGGTTCAGCGGCTGCTCCAGCTGGAGTCCCTCCCGGCCGTCGTACCCGCCTGGATACCCCGTGGGGTTCGTCGAGCGGGGGAGTGCCTCATGGTATGGTCCCGGTTTTCACGGCAACCGCACGGCGAATGGAGAAGTCTACGATATGCATCAATTCACCGCCGCCCATCGGACTTTGCCGCTGGGATCAGTGGCACTCGTGCGTTCCCTGACGAATGGGCGGCACGTCACGGTGCGGATCAACGATCGTGGGCCGTTCGTGAGGGGGCGGATTCTGGACCTTTCTCTGGCTGGTGCCCAGGCCATGGGAATGGTGGGGCGTGGCACCGATGAGGTGGAACTGCGGGTCGTGGACTATCAGGGGAACAATGGCCTGCCTGGCGTGTTGCGGGTCCAAGTGGGAGCCTTCGCCGACCCAACCAACGCGAGGGTGTTGCTGCAACGCTTACAGGATGCCTATCCCGGCTCGAAGATGGTCGCCGTCGACTTGCCGGTGGGGCGCCGGTATCGGGTCTATGCCGGTCGGTTCCAAACGGAGGCCGCCGCAGAACGAGCATCAGCCAGGCTGAAGGCAGCGCTGGACAGCGAGGCCTTCGTCATCCGCGATGAAGAGACGGACTGA